TTTTCACACTGTTTAGGAAATTAACCAAGAGTGTATTAGGATGAATAGAAGAATTACACGTGAAAGAAAAGACTTACACACCAATAAATTAAGTGTTATTTGGTGCTAAAGTAAGCctaatttttaacaaaaactaaattcaGAACTCATCTTCCAGGTCCAGGCTGAGCTAAAAAAGAGGTGGCAGGTGTTTCTTTTTTCCAACCGCTTTGAGGTCCACAACTGCTTTGCAGACATACATCCCAAATATCTGTGGAAGTGTTCACAAAAGAACCCCAGACAAGCCACAGAACAGAGTGAATCATACACAGAAGGAAACAACATCCCCACACAGGGACAACAAATGCAAGTGACTGTCCAATCAGCAGAGGACATAACTTGTGGACGGAACACAGGTGTGGAATTTTACACACGCAAGAGTCTCTCCAGCAGTGATGGGGAGATGACATTAGGAGAAACAGTGGAGGAAGTCATAGAGGAGAGTGAGTTTTAAATCTATTGCACTTATGATTTTGTCATTAGCCTGTGCTTGCGATtcatttttgtacaaaaatgtaattaggaTCTATATTATAATCACTGTAAATTGCTtctattatgttttttatacCTGTTGTTTTTGTATGAATGGCTGAAGATTTTGAACTAATTTGTTGTTCATCAAAATATTACATAAATTCATAAAATGAGTCTACTGAGACCTATGCcggactaataaaaatattgcctgttgtatataaatacattaaacaCTGTTGCATCAATAAGTCTGCTTTTTTCTTTCAATTTGGTCTTAATAGTCAGTCTATCCCTGGCTAAAATGGACATGCATAAAAGCTGTCTTTAGTTAACAGGTCAAACTGTGTACACTTTGTAATAAGCATTTAAGTACACAACTAAAATTACCTTGACATCACGTTTTATATGTTAAGTGTAGTTTTTAGGTAGCATGAAGTAAGAATTGGTTATGTACATATTTCATGTGTGGTTACATGGATATTGACAATAATGAATTTGGCTATGGACTGCTTGTGTTTCAAAgcaattttaatgtttttaagtcTCTAGATGAAAATGCAATGCCTTCTATATTGAATACTATTTAGAAAATTGTGAAGTACTTCAATGTTTTACATTCAATGTTGATGgtaataaacaacatttttaacatcATGGCACATTCAGTGGAGTTATTAACTACACTTCTGAGCAAAAATATCTGTTTTCTTGGTAGATTTACACAACagaaaaatatgtgaaatatttggaaaaaatattATACTGCACATGACCTTTTCATGCATATGTCATTTAAAGGAATCAGATCAAACTAAAACAAGATGATGTTACACATGATGTTATTGCTTCTTCTCTTTGAGCCTTTCTTGGACCTTTTGGGGTTCGTCAAACTGAATCAGTCTGAGAATGTCCTTATTGTCCATCACTCCTTGAATAAACTCTCCCTCTGTTAATTTACCTGCCAGACAAAATATAAATCAGAAGCTATCAATCtctctcttaaaaataaaggttttaaagggttcttcacagcgatgccatggaataacaatttttggttcttCAAggaccttaaagtgatagttcacccaaaaatttgaattcagtcatcatttacccttcttgtcatttcaaacatgtatgactttctttgttccacagaacacaaaagaaaatattttgaagaatgttgttaaacccattcacttgcattggttttgtatccatacaatagaagtgaatggaggccagtgctgtttggttcccaactttcttcaaaatataattattgtgttgtgcagaagaaagaaagtcatacaggtttgtaatgataagagggtgattAAAAGATgacaaactttcattttggatgaactgcaatttaaaagaacaatttctgtctgtatattctgtttcaactaaaaaaaaaacattttgtgaaatattcAACCGAACCGGTTGtctgtggatgttaaaggttctttttgGAACCATACatacaaaaatggttcttttatgGCATCGTGTTGCacctttatttaaaacaaaactattctTCATAGCGTAAAGGACCCACTGCTATCTATATCACAGTTTTCTAAATGCCTAGAGAGATATTTAACTCCTTATACATAATACATCTGTGATGTACACAAATAGTTGCTtaccattttcttttttcccaaAAAAGTCCCAAATTTAATCAGTTCGGTTTTCTGGCGTGCTTTCATCATCCGGAAGGTTTTTCTGGTCTTCTTCAGAGATCATGTTGAATATTGACTACAATGAAGAGTAACATGTCAGGTGAGTTCTACAAACACTGGGTTGAATACAACATTTTGAGAATGTGGCTTTTCAATGAGTATATGCAGcattaaatgataaaaagcaGTCTAGCTCACTATGATTTCGTATTCACCTTCAAAATTTCATGAATCTCATTTTTTATGATGGTGCCATTCCTGTCTACATCATACAAAGCAAACGCCCACTCTAGTTCCTGAATGGTCTTTCCTGAAGATGTCAGATGCAAAGCAACAATGTATTCTTTAAAGTCCAGTGTTCCATCACTGTTGGAATCAAAGCTTCTGAAAACATGTTGAGTATATTACTTGGGGTCTGCATCAGGGAAGAAACTGGCATATATACTCTCGAACTGTTCTCGACTGATGCGACCAGAAGGGCACTCCTTCAAGAACTTCTGGTACCAAGCATAAAGCTGTTCCTCAGTGTACTTCCCAGCCAACATTTGTATGTGGGGCCCATTTGGGTATGAAATGGGCTGGAAAATGGGCCCTATGTAGGATTGTCCGCGGGTTCCATAATGGCCCTATGCCAATTGCCCACATGAATATAATGAAGGATTGCACTTGCCCCTAAGTGGGTCCCAGCTGGGCAACATGCACAAGACCCATATCGGTACCAGATTTCAGTTTTATGTGGGTACTACATGGGGACAACATGGGCTTGAAATATGGGCTTTAAGTGGGATTGTCCATGGGTTCCGTGTTGGTCCTTTGTCAATTGCCCATGTAGGTAATATGCAGGATTTTACTGGGTCTTAGGTGGGCCCCAACTGGGAAATATGCACAAGACCCATATTGTTCCCAGATTTAAGTTTCATGTGGGTACTACATGGGGACAACATGGGCTTGAAATATGGGCTTTAAGTGGGATTGTCCATGGGTTCCATGTTGGCCCTTTGTCAATTGCCCATGTAGGTAATATGCAGGATTGTACTGGGTGTTAGATGGGCCCGAACTAGCAAATATGCACAAGACCCATATTGTTCACAGATGTAAGTTTTATGTGGGTAGTACCTTGTGACTGTGTGGGCTTGAAATATGGGTTGTAAGTGGGATTGTCTATGGGTTCCATGTTGATCAATTACCTATATAAATTATATGCAGGATTTCCCTGGGTGTTATGTAGGGCCCAAGTATACAGCATATGCAAAACCCATCAAGGTCCGATCTACATCAGCGTTTGTCTAATGCTCCATTGGTTTCACACTAGGCCTAGAAACATCTAATTCAAAATATACTTAAAGCAACTTCTGCAACATCTAGTAATATTAACAGTGTTGGCTGTAATTAATTAGTAAGTAGTATAGTCAGTAACTAAGTAGaagtattttaattacttttccagttgaaaatgtaattagtagtagtaatgaattactacaTCAAT
This sequence is a window from Triplophysa rosa unplaced genomic scaffold, Trosa_1v2 scaffold422, whole genome shotgun sequence. Protein-coding genes within it:
- the rcvrnb gene encoding LOW QUALITY PROTEIN: recoverin b (The sequence of the model RefSeq protein was modified relative to this genomic sequence to represent the inferred CDS: substituted 2 bases at 2 genomic stop codons); translated protein: MLAGKYTEEQLYAWYQKFLKECPSGRISREQFESIYASFFPDADPKXYTQHVFRSFDSNSDGTLDFKEYIVALHLTSSGKTIQELEWAFALYDVDRNGTIIKNEIHEILKSIFNMISEEDQKNLPDDESTPENRTDXIWDFFGKKENGKLTEGEFIQGVMDNKDILRLIQFDEPQKVQERLKEKKQ